Proteins found in one Sporosarcina jeotgali genomic segment:
- a CDS encoding FUSC family protein yields MKLGARSLKTGIAIVFALFVAQLLDLPNPVFAGIAAIFAIQPTIYRSYLQVIERIQGNLIGATIGVFFILIFGHQLVIIGLGAVIVILVMLKLGLEKSIGLALVTTVAVMEIQGDDFLLLASLRVLTITIGVLAAFLVNLLFIPPKYEVKLFQSIHQVQDEIIRWIRLTGRQASDFIATKNVIVNSKEQLTNIDQLYLLYKEERYYLKKNQYAKARKLVIYRQMIVASNASLQVLKKLHLYESELAVLPDHFKMMIQERLDAILTYHEQLHLKFVGKLKADQLSTGLHDEYIQRHEVMEIFVKEIVLSKEEDEEFSTYYLLHILSSILNYEEQLEHLDSLVVTYQRRYDSEANTKFDDEIY; encoded by the coding sequence ATGAAACTTGGTGCCCGAAGTTTGAAAACGGGTATTGCGATTGTCTTCGCTTTGTTCGTTGCGCAATTGCTCGATTTGCCCAATCCTGTGTTTGCAGGGATTGCTGCGATATTCGCAATTCAGCCCACCATTTACAGGTCATATTTGCAAGTTATTGAACGAATTCAAGGTAACTTAATCGGTGCTACAATAGGCGTATTCTTTATTCTTATTTTCGGCCATCAGTTGGTCATCATCGGATTGGGAGCCGTAATTGTTATTTTAGTCATGTTAAAACTCGGTCTGGAGAAATCCATTGGTCTTGCACTGGTCACGACGGTTGCTGTTATGGAAATTCAGGGTGACGACTTTCTTTTACTTGCATCCCTTCGTGTATTAACCATTACAATTGGAGTGTTGGCAGCATTTTTAGTTAATCTGCTATTCATACCTCCCAAGTACGAAGTGAAGCTTTTTCAATCCATTCACCAAGTACAAGACGAAATCATACGTTGGATCCGTCTCACTGGGCGGCAAGCATCAGACTTCATTGCAACGAAAAATGTAATTGTGAACTCTAAGGAACAACTGACAAATATTGATCAGCTCTATTTGCTGTATAAGGAAGAACGCTACTATTTAAAAAAGAACCAATATGCAAAAGCTCGAAAGCTCGTCATTTACCGGCAGATGATTGTTGCGTCGAACGCAAGTCTTCAAGTGCTGAAGAAACTTCACTTGTATGAAAGTGAGCTGGCCGTATTGCCTGATCACTTTAAGATGATGATTCAAGAACGACTGGATGCAATCCTCACATATCATGAACAATTGCATTTGAAGTTTGTCGGTAAGTTAAAAGCAGATCAGTTAAGCACAGGGCTTCATGATGAGTATATCCAGCGGCATGAGGTTATGGAAATCTTCGTGAAAGAGATTGTTCTTTCAAAAGAAGAGGATGAAGAGTTCTCCACTTACTATTTGCTTCACATTCTTTCTTCTATTCTTAACTATGAAGAACAGCTGGAACATTTGGATAGTCTCGTCGTCACCTACCAGCGCAGATATGACAGTGAAGCCAATACTAAATTTGATGATGAAATCTATTAA
- the nikC gene encoding nickel transporter permease: MSELTPKIDGIAEAQIEKESGPWRDAWYGFRKSKVAVVGMAVVVFFVVIALLAPWIASQGINDQNMADRLHPPSAEYWFGTDDFGRDILSRIIHGARISLAVGFFSVIGSVVVGSILGIIAGYYGRWVDIIISRIFDIMLAFPSILLAIAIVAVLGPSLRNALIAIATINVPNFGRLIRSKVLSIKEDEYITSAKAIGMKDARILFSHILPNSMAPVIVQGTLAIATAILEAAALGFLGLGAQAPQPEWGKMLADSKDYLQSAPWTMIFPGLAIMLTVLGFNLMGDGLRDALDPKMKS, from the coding sequence ATGTCTGAACTGACACCAAAGATTGATGGGATTGCAGAAGCTCAAATTGAGAAAGAGTCCGGACCTTGGCGGGATGCCTGGTACGGCTTTAGGAAAAGTAAAGTGGCAGTTGTAGGGATGGCAGTCGTCGTATTCTTTGTCGTTATCGCTCTTTTAGCACCATGGATCGCATCCCAAGGAATTAACGATCAGAATATGGCAGACCGACTCCATCCGCCTTCTGCCGAATATTGGTTTGGAACGGATGATTTTGGCCGGGATATTCTTTCAAGAATTATACACGGCGCTCGTATTTCGTTAGCGGTCGGCTTCTTCTCAGTAATCGGATCCGTAGTGGTGGGGAGTATTCTTGGAATTATTGCAGGATATTATGGCCGTTGGGTAGATATCATTATTTCACGTATCTTTGATATCATGCTTGCGTTTCCATCTATTTTGCTTGCGATTGCGATTGTAGCTGTACTCGGACCGAGTTTACGCAACGCACTCATTGCCATTGCTACCATTAACGTTCCGAACTTCGGAAGGCTGATTCGTTCGAAAGTGCTTAGTATTAAGGAAGATGAGTACATCACTTCTGCGAAAGCAATCGGGATGAAAGACGCTCGGATATTGTTTTCACATATTTTACCGAATTCCATGGCGCCGGTGATTGTACAAGGAACTCTTGCCATTGCAACTGCAATTCTTGAAGCAGCTGCACTGGGATTCCTTGGATTGGGAGCCCAAGCACCTCAGCCGGAATGGGGCAAAATGCTGGCGGATTCCAAAGATTACTTGCAGTCAGCACCATGGACGATGATATTCCCCGGACTCGCGATTATGTTGACGGTATTAGGATTTAACTTAATGGGAGACGGGTTGCGGGATGCACTCGATCCTAAAATGAAAAGCTGA
- a CDS encoding ABC transporter permease yields MLSYIGKRLFQLIPVLLGMTFVVFMMIRAIPGNPAQVILGQQATPEAVAALNAKLGLDQPWYIQFFSYLKGLFTGDLGESMRTRLPVADEIWPYLAATLELALFAMIIAVVIGINAGIISAWFQNSWFDYTAMILALVGVSMPIFWLGLLGQWAFAIELQWLPTTGREQVRDPVSAVTNLYMIDAMINGRFDQLWEVFKHLILPGLALATIPMAIIARMTRSSMLEVMRADYIRTARAKGQKMFWVVYKHALKNAIIPVLTIVGLQMGMLLGGAILTETIFAWPGIGRYIYDAINYRDYPVIQSGILIVAFFFVMINLIVDLLYGVIDPRIKYD; encoded by the coding sequence ATGCTCAGTTACATAGGAAAACGATTATTTCAACTAATTCCTGTTTTACTAGGAATGACATTTGTTGTATTTATGATGATCCGCGCGATTCCTGGAAATCCTGCACAAGTCATATTAGGCCAGCAAGCAACACCTGAGGCGGTTGCTGCGCTCAATGCGAAATTAGGGCTGGACCAGCCATGGTATATTCAATTCTTCAGTTATTTAAAAGGACTCTTTACAGGTGATCTTGGAGAGTCAATGAGAACGAGATTGCCAGTTGCGGACGAAATCTGGCCGTACCTTGCAGCGACACTTGAGCTAGCATTGTTCGCGATGATTATCGCAGTTGTCATCGGCATCAACGCAGGTATCATTTCTGCTTGGTTCCAAAATTCATGGTTCGACTATACGGCAATGATTTTGGCTCTTGTTGGTGTATCGATGCCGATCTTCTGGCTCGGTTTGCTTGGCCAATGGGCATTTGCGATTGAACTTCAATGGCTTCCAACGACAGGCCGTGAGCAAGTGCGAGATCCAGTTTCGGCGGTCACGAACTTGTATATGATTGACGCGATGATCAACGGCAGATTTGATCAGCTGTGGGAAGTGTTCAAGCACTTAATACTTCCGGGACTTGCTCTAGCAACAATTCCGATGGCGATTATCGCTAGAATGACTAGATCCAGTATGCTCGAAGTTATGCGTGCAGATTATATTCGAACAGCACGGGCAAAAGGTCAAAAAATGTTTTGGGTTGTTTATAAGCACGCGTTGAAAAATGCAATTATTCCGGTTTTGACGATTGTCGGTCTGCAAATGGGGATGCTCCTCGGCGGTGCGATTCTTACAGAAACAATCTTCGCATGGCCAGGTATCGGACGCTACATCTATGATGCTATTAACTATAGAGATTACCCAGTAATCCAATCAGGGATTTTGATTGTTGCATTCTTCTTTGTAATGATCAATCTCATCGTTGACTTACTCTATGGCGTGATTGATCCGAGGATAAAATATGATTGA
- a CDS encoding ABC transporter substrate-binding protein yields MRKGKLWSLALVMLLVLSTALAACGSDDKEEGAEKDGGKASGKEKTLVFGRGGDSTSLDPSRVTEGETFKVTVNLFETLVNFGEQDTTIKPGLAKDWTTSDDGLTYTFNLEEGVKFHDGTDFNADAVVANFARWAAGDAEMFPYYSSMFGGFDGDEDAVIESVMAEDENTVVFTLKRPQAPFLKNLAMSMFAISSPEAFAKGDDEYERNPVGTGPFKFVEWKPNDSITIEKNADYWQEGLPKLDKVVFRAIPDNAARLNALTSGEIDLADGINPADGAKIEGDSKLQLFERPSMNVGYLGLTVTRPPFDKKEVRQAMNYAIDKQTIIDSFFEGRAESAKNPMPSSISGYNDEIEEYAYDPEKAKELLKAAGLEDGFEMELWAMPVPRPYMPDGTKVAEVIQSNLADVGIKAKIVSYEWATYLDKASKGEADAFMLGWTGDNGDADNFLYVLLDEDNIASNNYTYFKNDETHKLFLEAQTEVDEDKRNELYMKAQEILHEEAPWVPLAHSTPLLGGAADLTGFVPHPTGSDLLSNVDFK; encoded by the coding sequence ATGAGGAAAGGGAAATTATGGTCACTTGCGCTTGTAATGCTTCTCGTTCTTTCTACAGCACTTGCTGCTTGTGGAAGTGACGACAAAGAAGAAGGCGCAGAGAAAGACGGTGGGAAAGCTAGCGGGAAAGAAAAAACGTTAGTATTTGGACGCGGGGGCGATTCAACTTCTCTCGATCCGTCTCGTGTTACTGAAGGAGAAACATTTAAAGTGACAGTCAATCTATTCGAAACACTTGTGAACTTCGGTGAGCAAGATACGACGATTAAGCCGGGTCTTGCAAAAGACTGGACGACATCTGATGACGGATTGACGTATACATTCAACCTTGAAGAAGGCGTTAAGTTCCATGATGGAACAGATTTTAACGCAGATGCAGTTGTTGCGAACTTTGCGCGCTGGGCAGCTGGGGATGCTGAAATGTTCCCATATTATAGCTCAATGTTCGGTGGATTCGACGGAGACGAAGATGCAGTCATCGAGTCTGTAATGGCTGAAGATGAAAACACAGTCGTGTTCACACTTAAGCGTCCACAAGCACCATTCTTGAAAAACCTGGCAATGAGCATGTTTGCAATTTCAAGCCCTGAAGCATTTGCTAAAGGTGACGATGAATACGAACGTAACCCAGTAGGAACAGGTCCGTTCAAATTTGTTGAATGGAAACCAAATGATTCTATCACAATTGAAAAGAACGCAGATTACTGGCAAGAAGGACTTCCTAAGCTTGATAAAGTAGTATTCCGTGCAATTCCTGATAATGCGGCACGTTTGAATGCATTGACTTCAGGAGAAATCGATTTGGCAGATGGCATCAACCCTGCAGATGGAGCGAAAATTGAAGGAGACAGCAAACTTCAATTGTTCGAACGCCCATCTATGAACGTTGGTTACTTAGGTCTTACAGTAACTCGTCCTCCATTCGATAAGAAAGAAGTACGTCAGGCGATGAACTATGCGATCGACAAGCAAACAATCATTGATTCGTTCTTTGAAGGCCGCGCAGAATCTGCGAAAAACCCAATGCCTTCGTCTATCTCCGGTTACAATGATGAGATTGAAGAATATGCATACGACCCTGAAAAAGCAAAAGAATTACTAAAGGCAGCAGGACTTGAAGATGGATTCGAAATGGAACTATGGGCAATGCCAGTTCCGCGTCCATACATGCCAGATGGCACAAAAGTTGCTGAAGTTATTCAAAGCAACTTGGCTGACGTAGGCATTAAAGCAAAAATCGTTTCATATGAGTGGGCAACGTATCTTGACAAAGCTAGTAAAGGTGAAGCAGATGCCTTCATGCTTGGATGGACAGGAGATAACGGCGACGCTGATAACTTCCTATACGTGCTGCTTGATGAAGACAATATTGCTAGTAACAACTACACATACTTCAAGAATGATGAAACACACAAGTTATTCCTTGAAGCACAAACTGAAGTTGATGAAGATAAGCGTAACGAGCTTTACATGAAAGCTCAAGAAATTCTTCATGAAGAAGCTCCATGGGTACCACTTGCTCACTCAACGCCATTACTTGGCGGAGCAGCGGATCTTACTGGATTTGTACCGCATCCTACAGGTTCTGACTTGCTTTCAAATGTAGATTTTAAGTAA
- a CDS encoding ABC transporter ATP-binding protein: MDQKPLLKVEGLKKYFPIKKGLLGKTVGHVKAVDDISFYVNKGETLGIVGESGCGKSTTGRVLMRLLEPTEGTVEFDGKELTSLSTNEMRKMRRDIQMVFQDPYASLNPRHTIGKILEEPLLVHGISDAKERRKSVIKFLEIVGLSAFHAKRYPHQFSGGQRQRIGIARALMTNPKLIIADEPVSALDVSIQAQVLNLMQDLQKEFDLTYIFIAHDLGVVRHISDRVGVMYLGKMVELAPSEQLYANPLHPYTKALLSAVPVPDPDFVKEQVMIDGDIPSPANPPSGCTFHTRCPFKMDICTKVSPKLTEHENGQSVACHLYSEQADTDIEMKEKEMEGSL, encoded by the coding sequence ATGGACCAAAAGCCTTTGTTGAAAGTTGAAGGTCTTAAAAAGTACTTCCCTATTAAAAAAGGTCTTCTAGGAAAAACAGTAGGCCATGTGAAGGCAGTAGATGATATATCGTTTTATGTAAACAAAGGTGAAACGCTTGGCATCGTAGGGGAAAGCGGTTGCGGAAAGTCGACAACTGGCCGCGTGCTTATGAGACTTTTGGAGCCGACCGAAGGAACTGTCGAGTTTGACGGGAAAGAGTTAACGTCTTTGTCAACGAACGAAATGAGAAAGATGCGGCGCGACATTCAAATGGTGTTCCAAGATCCGTATGCTTCACTTAATCCGCGGCATACAATTGGAAAGATACTAGAAGAGCCGCTTCTTGTGCATGGGATTTCCGATGCTAAGGAACGGAGAAAGTCCGTTATTAAATTTTTAGAGATTGTGGGCTTGAGTGCATTCCATGCGAAGCGCTATCCTCACCAATTCAGCGGGGGACAGCGGCAGCGTATCGGAATTGCGCGTGCACTTATGACTAATCCGAAACTGATCATTGCAGATGAACCTGTGTCTGCGCTTGATGTATCGATACAAGCCCAAGTATTGAACTTGATGCAGGATCTTCAGAAAGAGTTTGACTTAACCTACATCTTCATCGCCCATGATCTTGGAGTGGTACGCCACATCAGCGATCGAGTCGGAGTGATGTATTTAGGAAAGATGGTAGAACTTGCTCCAAGCGAGCAGCTATACGCAAATCCGCTTCATCCATATACGAAAGCGCTTTTGTCAGCGGTACCTGTACCGGATCCTGACTTCGTAAAAGAACAAGTGATGATTGATGGAGATATCCCGAGTCCGGCGAATCCGCCTTCCGGGTGCACGTTCCATACACGCTGTCCTTTTAAAATGGATATCTGTACGAAAGTCTCTCCAAAGCTGACAGAACATGAGAATGGTCAATCTGTCGCTTGTCACCTTTATAGTGAACAAGCAGACACTGACATAGAAATGAAAGAAAAAGAGATGGAGGGGTCTTTATGA
- a CDS encoding ABC transporter ATP-binding protein, with protein MSERKKVLEVKDLQTTFFTDSGAIPAVDHVDFFVREGEVLGIVGESGCGKSVTSLSVMGLVPKPPGKITGGEILFQGNDLLKKSEKEMRYIRGNDIAMIFQEPMTSLNPLFTIGNQMSEAILIHEKKWSKKRARARAVEMLKLVGLPRADELIDEYPHQLSGGMRQRVMIAMALVCDPKLLIADEPTTALDVTIQAQILKLMKELNTRLDTAIMLITHDLGVVAETCERVIVMYAGQVIEEAPVKKIFEDPQHPYTKGLIQSVPDMRYKKDRLYSIPGNVPKPGSIKSGCKFAARCEFAFDRCLVEDPALIHTETGHQTRCFLYSEEGVMEDGPKAFVES; from the coding sequence ATGAGCGAACGAAAAAAGGTCTTAGAAGTTAAAGACTTGCAGACCACTTTCTTTACTGATTCAGGAGCAATTCCAGCAGTCGATCACGTAGATTTCTTTGTGAGAGAAGGGGAAGTGCTTGGTATAGTGGGGGAATCAGGATGTGGAAAAAGCGTAACCTCGCTTTCAGTGATGGGTCTAGTGCCGAAACCTCCAGGGAAAATTACGGGTGGCGAAATACTATTTCAAGGTAATGACTTACTGAAAAAAAGCGAGAAAGAAATGCGATACATACGCGGGAACGACATCGCGATGATTTTCCAAGAACCAATGACCTCGTTGAATCCTCTTTTCACAATTGGAAATCAGATGTCCGAAGCGATTTTGATTCATGAAAAAAAGTGGTCTAAAAAACGAGCACGCGCCCGGGCTGTTGAAATGTTGAAGCTAGTTGGTTTGCCGCGTGCGGATGAGTTAATCGACGAATATCCTCATCAGTTATCTGGCGGAATGCGACAGCGGGTAATGATTGCGATGGCACTCGTTTGTGACCCGAAGCTTCTCATTGCAGATGAACCCACTACCGCGCTGGATGTAACAATTCAAGCTCAAATTTTGAAGCTGATGAAAGAATTGAATACGCGGCTCGATACAGCGATTATGTTAATCACCCACGACCTCGGTGTAGTGGCTGAGACGTGCGAGCGAGTGATTGTCATGTATGCCGGTCAAGTAATCGAAGAGGCGCCCGTTAAGAAAATTTTTGAAGATCCCCAGCATCCATACACCAAAGGACTCATCCAATCGGTGCCGGATATGCGTTACAAAAAAGACCGGCTTTACTCAATCCCGGGGAATGTCCCGAAACCAGGTTCCATTAAAAGCGGATGTAAGTTTGCCGCTCGATGTGAATTTGCATTTGACAGATGTTTAGTTGAAGATCCAGCACTGATTCACACAGAAACAGGTCATCAGACGAGATGCTTCTTATATAGCGAGGAAGGAGTGATGGAAGATGGACCAAAAGCCTTTGTTGAAAGTTGA
- a CDS encoding ABC transporter ATP-binding protein: MGESTKRYLKFVKPYTWQIVLTVIIGIIKFAIPLFIPFLIKIVIDDVIGSPTMTADEKTAQLFYWLGGTALVFFIIRPPVEYYRQYYAQLVSNKILYDIRQNLYGHLQKLSLRFYTETRAGEVISRIINDVEQTKNFVMIGLMNVWLDLATILIAIGIMLSMDVPLTLVTLLAFPFYAFSVKHFFGKLRQLTGERSQALANVQSYLHERVAGVSVIKSFSLEAIEQDRFDETNGKFLDKAIEHTKWNAKAFAVVNTITDVAPLLVITYAGYQVINGSLSVGTMVAFIAYIERLYSPLRRLVNASTSLTQSFASMDRVFELMQEPYEVTDKKDAGALPAIQGEIEFDHVEFAYEKEGFPVLKDMNFTVKPGETVALVGMSGGGKSTIVSLIPRFYDVTGGAILIDGHDLRDIQAKTLRDQIGMVLQDSILFSDSVRSNILMGKPDASEEEVISAAKAANAHDFIMELPEGYETKVGERGVKLSGGQKQRLSIARVFLKNPPMLILDEATSALDLESEALIQDSLSRLAHDRTTVIVAHRLSTITHADKILVIDHGELKEQGTHAELIEKQGIYYDLFQVQTI; the protein is encoded by the coding sequence ATGGGAGAAAGTACTAAACGATATTTGAAATTTGTTAAACCCTATACCTGGCAGATTGTATTAACTGTAATCATTGGAATCATCAAGTTTGCGATTCCGCTATTCATCCCGTTTCTCATAAAAATTGTAATTGATGACGTCATTGGATCACCAACGATGACAGCAGATGAAAAAACTGCACAACTTTTCTACTGGCTTGGCGGAACGGCCCTTGTGTTTTTTATCATCCGGCCGCCAGTTGAATACTACCGCCAATATTACGCTCAGTTAGTCAGTAATAAAATACTATATGATATACGGCAAAATTTGTACGGACACTTGCAAAAGCTCAGCTTGCGTTTTTACACGGAAACGCGCGCCGGGGAAGTGATTTCCCGGATTATCAATGACGTGGAGCAAACGAAAAACTTCGTTATGATCGGTTTAATGAACGTTTGGCTGGATCTTGCGACAATTCTTATCGCGATTGGGATTATGCTCTCCATGGACGTGCCATTGACACTTGTAACACTGCTGGCGTTCCCGTTCTATGCATTCAGCGTGAAACACTTTTTTGGCAAGCTCCGTCAGCTGACAGGTGAACGATCGCAGGCACTGGCAAACGTTCAAAGCTATTTGCATGAACGTGTTGCAGGGGTAAGTGTCATTAAGAGTTTTTCGCTGGAAGCAATTGAACAAGATCGTTTTGATGAGACGAATGGAAAGTTTCTCGACAAAGCGATTGAACATACGAAATGGAATGCGAAGGCATTTGCAGTTGTGAACACCATAACTGATGTTGCTCCGCTGCTGGTCATTACATATGCGGGGTATCAAGTTATCAATGGTTCTTTGTCTGTCGGAACGATGGTCGCATTCATTGCCTATATTGAACGGTTATACAGTCCGCTGCGCAGACTCGTCAATGCGTCAACTTCTTTAACTCAATCGTTTGCATCGATGGACCGTGTATTTGAATTGATGCAGGAACCGTATGAAGTGACGGATAAAAAAGATGCGGGTGCATTGCCGGCCATTCAAGGTGAAATTGAATTCGATCACGTAGAATTCGCTTATGAAAAGGAAGGGTTTCCAGTTTTAAAGGATATGAATTTCACTGTGAAACCAGGTGAAACAGTCGCGCTTGTCGGGATGAGCGGCGGCGGAAAGTCTACGATCGTCAGCCTGATTCCGCGTTTCTACGATGTCACAGGCGGGGCTATTCTTATCGATGGTCACGACTTGCGTGATATACAGGCAAAAACGCTGCGGGATCAGATCGGTATGGTGCTGCAGGATAGTATCCTATTCAGCGATTCGGTACGCAGCAATATTCTGATGGGTAAGCCAGACGCTTCGGAAGAAGAGGTTATTTCTGCTGCGAAAGCTGCCAATGCTCATGACTTCATCATGGAGCTGCCGGAAGGCTATGAGACAAAAGTCGGGGAACGCGGAGTGAAACTATCGGGCGGCCAGAAACAGCGGCTCTCAATCGCGCGTGTATTTTTGAAGAATCCGCCAATGCTCATCTTGGATGAAGCCACTTCAGCACTGGATCTAGAGAGTGAAGCACTTATCCAAGATTCTTTGAGCCGGCTTGCTCATGATCGGACAACTGTAATTGTCGCACATAGGCTGTCGACCATTACGCATGCGGACAAAATCCTGGTGATTGACCATGGGGAATTGAAAGAGCAAGGGACTCATGCTGAACTTATCGAGAAGCAAGGAATCTATTACGATTTATTTCAAGTTCAAACTATATAA
- the ntdP gene encoding nucleoside tri-diphosphate phosphatase has product MDIPKEGETVQVHSYKHDGHIHRVWQETMVLKGTRNIIIGANDRTLVTESDGRTWITREPSICYFHAERWFNIICMLREDGVYYYVNISSPFVFDNNSIKYIDYDLDVKVFPDMSYLILDEDEYADHKKKMGYPEVIDKILRRNLETLLSWIKQRKGPFAPDFINVWTSRYEFNKNMKSEE; this is encoded by the coding sequence ATGGATATTCCAAAAGAAGGGGAAACAGTACAAGTACATAGTTATAAGCACGATGGCCATATCCACAGAGTTTGGCAAGAGACAATGGTTCTGAAAGGTACCCGCAATATTATTATCGGAGCAAACGATCGAACGCTCGTCACGGAATCGGATGGCAGAACGTGGATTACACGCGAACCGTCAATCTGCTATTTCCATGCGGAACGCTGGTTTAACATCATCTGCATGCTTCGGGAAGATGGTGTATATTACTATGTCAACATCAGTTCACCGTTCGTGTTCGATAATAACTCCATTAAATACATTGACTACGATTTGGATGTCAAGGTTTTTCCTGATATGAGCTACCTCATCTTGGATGAAGATGAATATGCAGATCATAAAAAGAAAATGGGCTATCCCGAAGTGATTGATAAAATCTTACGTCGTAATCTTGAGACACTTCTTAGCTGGATCAAGCAGCGCAAGGGTCCGTTTGCTCCAGATTTCATAAATGTCTGGACATCCCGTTATGAGTTTAATAAGAATATGAAAAGTGAAGAATGA
- a CDS encoding gamma-type small acid-soluble spore protein, which translates to MTTNNQRNQKNNQQQQYNQQNQQNNPLMNEEFGAETDVQHVKQQNQKAEANKRKASGARANSYEDQTK; encoded by the coding sequence ATGACAACAAACAACCAGCGGAATCAGAAAAACAACCAGCAACAGCAATACAACCAACAAAACCAACAAAACAATCCGCTCATGAACGAAGAGTTTGGAGCCGAAACTGATGTACAGCACGTGAAACAACAAAACCAAAAAGCTGAAGCGAACAAACGAAAAGCTTCAGGAGCACGTGCAAACAGTTACGAAGACCAGACAAAATAA
- the mutY gene encoding A/G-specific adenine glycosylase: protein MKISQKEEFNERLLSWYHQEKRDLPWRRTSNPYYIWVSEVMLQQTRVDTVIPYYERFIESFPTMESLAEAEEEHVLKHWEGLGYYSRVRNLQAGVKEVVESYDSKIPQTRNEILKLKGIGPYTAGAVLSIAYGVPEHAVDGNVMRVFSRLFLIEEDIAIPKTKKVFEQRVMEVIDETDPSSFNQAIMELGATICTPNPRCLLCPVREFCAAFEEGKQDELPVKTKKMKKKVVTIRSFAISEPGGKWLLRKRPSNGLLGDFWEFPQIEDSPALEISESLKNETGLLIEQRQAYTQFKHIFSHVTWLVEGVHAVLLDASPIPEGYRFFSEEELELLPKSKPMSKLLEQLKK, encoded by the coding sequence ATGAAAATTTCGCAGAAGGAAGAGTTTAACGAAAGACTTCTTTCTTGGTATCATCAGGAAAAAAGAGACTTGCCATGGAGGAGAACATCGAATCCCTACTATATATGGGTTTCGGAAGTCATGCTGCAGCAAACGAGAGTCGATACGGTCATCCCGTATTATGAACGATTCATTGAATCCTTTCCTACAATGGAATCCCTGGCTGAAGCTGAGGAAGAACATGTTCTTAAACATTGGGAAGGGTTAGGATACTATTCTCGTGTCCGGAATTTACAGGCAGGCGTTAAAGAAGTTGTAGAGAGTTATGATAGTAAAATTCCTCAAACCCGCAATGAGATTTTGAAATTGAAAGGAATTGGACCCTATACTGCCGGGGCCGTTTTAAGTATAGCCTACGGGGTTCCTGAACATGCAGTGGATGGAAATGTCATGCGTGTGTTCTCAAGACTTTTTTTAATTGAAGAAGATATTGCAATTCCAAAAACGAAAAAGGTATTTGAGCAGCGAGTGATGGAAGTGATTGATGAAACAGACCCGTCCTCTTTCAATCAGGCTATTATGGAACTGGGAGCAACTATTTGTACACCTAATCCGCGCTGTCTGCTCTGTCCGGTTAGAGAATTTTGTGCAGCCTTTGAAGAAGGAAAACAAGATGAACTTCCAGTTAAAACGAAAAAGATGAAGAAGAAAGTCGTGACGATCCGATCCTTTGCAATTTCTGAACCTGGAGGAAAGTGGTTATTAAGAAAAAGACCCTCAAATGGGCTCCTCGGAGATTTTTGGGAGTTCCCGCAAATTGAAGACAGTCCTGCACTGGAAATCTCCGAGTCGTTGAAGAACGAAACGGGCCTGCTTATTGAACAAAGACAAGCCTACACGCAGTTTAAGCATATCTTTTCGCATGTCACCTGGCTGGTTGAAGGGGTTCATGCAGTGCTCCTTGATGCTTCACCGATTCCTGAAGGATACCGTTTTTTCTCTGAGGAAGAATTGGAGCTTCTCCCAAAATCGAAACCGATGAGCAAACTTCTGGAGCAATTGAAAAAATAA